CATGTTGACGAAGCGCGAGTAGTGGAGTTGGTGCGCCACCGAAATCGTATCTATCGGGCCACCGCGGTGCTTGGCCACGATGATGTCAGCCTCGCCCGCACGCACGTCATCACGATCCTGCGAGTCGGGCCGGTAAAGCAAAAACACCATGTCGGCGTCTTGCTCCAGGGAGCCGGACTCGCGCAGGTCCGCTAACTGCGGCTTCTTGTCGGTGCGGGACTCGGGGCCACGGTTGAGCTGCGAGATCGCAATGACCGGCACATCAAGTTCTTTTGCCAGCAGTTTCAGGTGACGGGAAAACTCCGACACTTCTTGCTGGCGCGATTCAACTCTGCGCCCGGAGCTCATCAACTGCAGGTAGTCGAGCACGATTAAGTCCAGCCCGTGTGTCTGCTTGAGGCGCCGCGCCTTGGAACGAATCTCCATCATGGTCAGGTTCGGGGAGTCGTCGATAAACAGCGGCGCTTCCTGGATTTCCGTCAGCCGATAGGTGAGTTTTTCCCAGTCTCCTTCGTCCATGTGCCCGGAGCGCATCGCGGACAGCTTAATCTCGGTTTCCGCCGAGAGCATGCGCATGATGATTTCGGAGGCGCTCATCTCTAAGGAGAAGATGACGGAGGTTTTGCCGTGAGTAATTGAACACGAACGGATAAAATCCAGCGCGAGTGTGGATTTGCCCACTCCGGGTCGGGCGGCGATAATGACCATCTGCCCGCCGTGCAGGCCATTGGTGAGCCTGTCTAGATCGATAAAACCCGTGGGCACGCCCTGTTCGAGCCCGCCTCCCTGCTCAATGGAGGCAAGCTCGTCGACGGTGGGTTTAAGGAGGTCTTTGAGTGGCTTGTAGTCCTCACCAGCCTGGCGTTTGG
The Corynebacterium sp. BD556 genome window above contains:
- the dnaB gene encoding replicative DNA helicase, whose product is MATNLGATSFDDGDYTPPEEPPASGYSTFDNKRADLKEYRKPPHDERAERGVLGAMLLSPDTVVDVVENLQPDDFYYPSHQTIYRAILDLFAQGSDIDVLIVAGRLDRLNELERAGGAPYLHTLISEVPTAANARYYAQIVEEKSLLRQLVNAGTRVVQYGYEGDEGSEVEQIVDRAQQEVFKVAKRQAGEDYKPLKDLLKPTVDELASIEQGGGLEQGVPTGFIDLDRLTNGLHGGQMVIIAARPGVGKSTLALDFIRSCSITHGKTSVIFSLEMSASEIIMRMLSAETEIKLSAMRSGHMDEGDWEKLTYRLTEIQEAPLFIDDSPNLTMMEIRSKARRLKQTHGLDLIVLDYLQLMSSGRRVESRQQEVSEFSRHLKLLAKELDVPVIAISQLNRGPESRTDKKPQLADLRESGSLEQDADMVFLLYRPDSQDRDDVRAGEADIIVAKHRGGPIDTISVAHQLHYSRFVNMAHDK